From Streptomyces sp. SCSIO 75703:
GGGCGGGACGACGGGGGGACGCCCGGCAACGCGGCGCTCGGGGTCCGGCTCGTCAAGGGCCGCCGCTACGTCGTCCGGGTGCGCCTGTACTCCTCGTGGGGGGCGGGCGAGACGGCGGTCATGTGCTGGTGACGGCACCCCCGCCGCACCCGGCCGGAACCGGCGGCACACCGGCGCCGGAACGGGCCGCGGGCACGTAGCCTCCGGGGGAGGGATACGAGCCTGCGGCCCCGTCGGGCCACTACGGCCCACCGGGCACCTGCACGCGCCGCCACCACGGTGAGCCGCTCCGGCACCCCGGACGTCCACGAACCGGGACCGTGCTCCGGCCGTACGCTCCACAGCACGGCACCGCGCACGTCCGTGACGGTCCCACGCCGTCGGACGTCCTCGTCGAAGACCAGGTCACCCACCCAGGGCCTGTCCCCGCTCAGCCCTCTCCCCCGCTCCGCAGCTCCGCCCAGACCCGCTTGCCCCACGGAAACAGCTCGGTGCCCCACTCCTCGGCGAGCAGGTCGACCAGCACGAGCCCGCGTCCCCTCTCGTTCCCGGGTTCAGGCTCCCCGCGCAGTGGGCGTACGCGCGAGAAGTCGACGACGCCCAGGCGCACGCGTCCTGCCCCGGGCCGCTCGACGGTGACCCGGAGGGACTCGCGCCGGGCGTGCTCCACCGCATTGGCCACCAGCTCCGAGACGATCAGCGAACCGTCCTCGGCCAAGGTGTCCAGTCCCCAGACGGCGAGCGCGACCCGCACCGGGCGACGCGCCGCGGCGGCGCTCTCCGGCCGACGGGGCAGGGTCTCACTGTATCCGGGGTAACCGGTGGGACGCGTCCGCGTGGGGACGTGCGGCATGTCGGTCTGCTCTCTGGATCGGCCGAGCCCCGGGACCGTGCACGAGGTCGCCGGGGCGTTGTCCGTTCATGAAACCGGTCTGCCCGGAGGACTGACAGGGGCGTCGCGTCCTACTTTCCGCGTGCTAGTCGGTGACCCCCAGGAACTCCGCCAGCGGCCGGAGTCCCGGCGGGTGGCGCGGGAGGGCCCACAGGTCGCGCACGATGGCCACGGCGAGGGTGTGGTGCCGCATCCAGGCCGGTGCCACCCGGCGCAGGGATTCCAGGGTCTTCACGGCCCCCGCGGCGTCCCCCATGTCCGTATGGGCGCGGGCGACGTCCAGCAGCAGCCACGTCCGCCAGGACGGCGGGGTGTCCTTGCTCAGCCGCATGCCCTTGGCCAGCGCGAGGGCGTCCCCCGGATGCCCGTACTGCACGGCGAGACGGACGCGTTCGATACGGACGGAGGACGGGCTGAAGACGCTGACCATGCGGTCGTCGCCGTCGGGCAGCTTGGAGACCCGGGCGGCCTGCTTCTCGGCCGTCTCCATCATGGCCGCGGCGCGCTCGTAGTCGCCGCTCCGCGCGGCCGACGTGGCGGCGCTCATCGTCAGCGCTCCCCAGACCTTCAGCCCGTCGGCGGTCCCGTCCAGGCCCCCTTCCGCCACGTCGGCGGCAGCGCGCACCGCCACGGCCAACGCGTCCTCCAGGCGCCCCTGCCGCTGGTACGTCCACGCCATGGAGTTGACGATCATCGGCAGGAGCAGCGGGTCGCCGGAGTGGCCGGCCGCGTCGGCGGCACGTTCCAGGCTCGTCAGGGCGAGGTCGGTCTTGCCCATGCGTACGGCGACGTGGCCGGCGAGTTGCAGCGCCTTGCCCAGCGCCGCGAAGCCCGCGGCCCGCTCGTCGTCGCCGTCCGCGACGGTGGCG
This genomic window contains:
- a CDS encoding ATP-binding protein, with amino-acid sequence MPHVPTRTRPTGYPGYSETLPRRPESAAAARRPVRVALAVWGLDTLAEDGSLIVSELVANAVEHARRESLRVTVERPGAGRVRLGVVDFSRVRPLRGEPEPGNERGRGLVLVDLLAEEWGTELFPWGKRVWAELRSGGEG
- a CDS encoding helix-turn-helix transcriptional regulator, which produces MANEDLGRTLRRLRRLASLTQEELAERSDVCVDVVRQLEQGRKHSARLPTLHALANGLGVELTTLLGDPPAVASTGESDGPRFVAVRRAIMPALRSPEPEPPAGGFSPERLRERIAEGWTRYHEADFDTVMTALPELITNARSATVADGDDERAAGFAALGKALQLAGHVAVRMGKTDLALTSLERAADAAGHSGDPLLLPMIVNSMAWTYQRQGRLEDALAVAVRAAADVAEGGLDGTADGLKVWGALTMSAATSAARSGDYERAAAMMETAEKQAARVSKLPDGDDRMVSVFSPSSVRIERVRLAVQYGHPGDALALAKGMRLSKDTPPSWRTWLLLDVARAHTDMGDAAGAVKTLESLRRVAPAWMRHHTLAVAIVRDLWALPRHPPGLRPLAEFLGVTD